The following coding sequences lie in one Metopolophium dirhodum isolate CAU chromosome 5, ASM1992520v1, whole genome shotgun sequence genomic window:
- the LOC132945806 gene encoding uncharacterized protein LOC132945806: protein MSYRTIASTDSENEHFSESIDIRPSFSKTKPGSKRSAEKTSVKKPMKKKQNKMNASYRDNISERLRSEDFDVEVFNSLTFRQGDGVVTIKTPFEEKGKDLWVLSHYKVTNIENVPVKDRWKFSEATVRLYTTDESKDQTLHTGLNETMQIIFDKLLTDPKRQTIKSKTVV from the exons atgtcgtacCGTACAATTGCTTCAACTGATTCAGAG aatgaacattttagcgaatcaattgatataagaccgtctttttcaaaaacaaaacctgGATCAAAACGTTCTGCAGAAAAAACAAGTGTtaaaaaacctatgaaaaagaagcagaataaaatg aatgcatCATACAGAGATAATATCAGCGAACGCTTGAGATCAGAagattttgatgttgaagtatttaattCGCTAACATTCAGACAAGGAGATGGCGTTGTGACAATAAAGACGCCTTTTGAAGAAAAAGGAAAGGATCTTTGGGTGCTAAGTCATTATAAGGTTACTAACATCGAGAATGTACCAGTAAAGGACAg atGGAAGTTCAGTGAAGCTACTGTTAGATTGTATACGACCGACGAATCAAAAGATCAAACACTTCATACTGGTCTTAATGAGacaatgcaaattatatttgataaattactaacCGATCCAAAGCGTCAAACTATTAAAAGCAAGAcggttgtttga
- the LOC132945805 gene encoding uncharacterized protein LOC132945805 has product MKRKTVTKHERMSSSDEGLFEIERFKKCSKTFLIKNTLNFIDYTLFFNYVRDKLILKLKESCLQSSIKFNLHVDSVYERILTQEVRDIAFKTSNTLACNSSDFNKLLNGMFNKLLSEQDQFLAKGSGWSLKIIDVLQLRINTVNPLRGGTYLDLPEYIKDKRAIINVKNNDAKCFKYSILSKFDNRSNKTYLNKKYFKMLETKSGLDFKCIDFPTPISQMKKFECTNDVSINIYSLNDKKHIFPLYICNTERKKHFDLFLFNNDETSHYCYIKNFSRFVRSQKTKN; this is encoded by the coding sequence atgaaaagaaaaacggttACAAAACACGAGCGAATGTCATCTTCTGATGAAGGTTTATTTGAAATCGAGAGATTtaagaaatgttcaaaaacatttttgattaagaatactttaaattttatagactacacgcttttttttaactatgttagagataaattaattttaaagttaaaagaatcatgtttacaatcatctataaaatttaatttacatgtggATAGCGTATACGAAAGAATACTCACTCAAGAAGTTCGGGACATAGCTTTCAAAACTTCTAATACACTTGCATGTAATTCATccgatttcaataaattactaaatggaatgttcaataaattattatctgaacAAGACCAGTTTTTAGCGAAAGGATCTGGGTGGTCCcttaaaattatagatgtattacAATTGAGAATTAATACAGTGAATCCTCTCAGAGGAGGAACGTATCTAGATCTACctgaatatataaaagataaaagagcaattataaatgtaaaaaataacgatgctaaatgttttaaatattcaatactatctaagtttgataatcgatcgaataaaacttatttgaataagaaatattttaaaatgttagaaacaaaaagtggtttagattttaaatgtattgattttccaacaccaatcagtcagatgaaaaaatttgaatgtacaaacgatgtatcaattaatatttatagtttaaatgataaaaaacatatttttcctttgtatatttgtaatactgaaagaaaaaaacatttcgatctttttctgttcaataatgatgaaacatcacattactgttatataaaaaatttttcaagattcgttagaagtcagaaaactaaaaattaa